From the Parus major isolate Abel chromosome 1A, Parus_major1.1, whole genome shotgun sequence genome, the window gagcagagctccagtCAACTCCTCCCTTACATCTACCTTATGATCATTTAATGCCCAGAGCATTTCAGGCACAGAACTAATCGTTACCAGTTAATCAAGATACTGAATGGGTGTAGGGGATTAAATTACATGCTGGTTGGTTATCACTGACTTGCAGAGACTGTGAAGAGGCAAAGTGTTTTTCTTAGCGCTGAAGAATTTGCTGTCCAAATAAGGAAGGTGTTTCCTTCTGGACAATTTATTGTGGAATCTTTATATTTACTTCTTATTTTCTaggctttaaatttttttcttcccaaaagaTTAACCCTGGTCCAAACTGGCCCATTTTAGCTGCTGTTACAGGCACTTACCAAGATGCAGTATTTTACATATATTGATAGTTTGTTTGGTCTCACTACATTGCCTTTGATATCACACCATGCTGAGTGTAAACTGCTGGTTCATAGCTGTCAgttttgaaacaagaaaacagctgctggaaaaaaacaagtttcatGCTCCCCTCCCACCCAGATTTGGTACATCATCTATGAAATTACACTGTTGTCACATCCAAGGTGAGAAAGACCCAGCCAGAAGCGAGGGAAAGGCGTAAAAGTCTGGCATCTCACATTCAGGGCCAAAACAAGAActtatttatttggaaaatgcagtaaaatggAGGAGCTCCAGCTGAGGCAGGTTTTGTCTCCTAGGAGGTCCAGTGATATCAGACTTGGAGGTCCCAGCATTTTGTGAAGAAGCAATTCAGCCTTTTTCCATCCACCACCAAAGTTACTGTGGCCCGCAAGGAGAATGAGGGAAGACTTAATGCTCTTAGAATTTAAGCTGGTGTTGACTGACATGACtagaattaatttcatttctctaGCAGTCCTTGGAGAAAGTGCTTGAAAAAATATCCTAAATTCTCATCAcatttctgataaaataaatgaatctgTAAAGAATCGGGACACTAATACTTGCTGCACACATGGATCTTTTCAGATGATCGCAGTCAGCATGGCTTGAATTTGTTTCAGTTGTGTGTGAAGGCTTTCTTTATGCTCCTTTACATCCCaagctttaaattttaaatttttaagtagGTCATGGAGCCTTGTTCAGGAACTCTGGTCTGGAAGGAGAAAGCATTGCCATGACCCAAGCACCTCACAGAAAAGCCTCCTTGCTGACCAAGACAGCTGGTGAGGAcctgcttccctggacatgatGAGAGCAGGCTTTACtttgctgcctgctggaggCTTCCCTTTTGCTTGCCTCTGGCTGGGTTTGCTGGCAGTGCTCAACCTTCCAGCACCTGGGGGTGACTctcccagctggctctgggctgCCCAGCCTGTAAAACACCAAGACATTCATCGACCCTGGTACTGCTTGttaacttctcttttttataGAGAGAGCTGAACCAGATGGAGTTTGGTGTACTCCcctatttttacttcaaaaaagGGGACTTTTAAGTGCACCTGCGGAGGTGAGGACAAGAACTGTTGGAAGATACAGCCCTGCTGTATCCTCAAGGAAATGATGGCCATGGCcctgtcagcagagctggagcaggattAGGGCTTGTTAGTGATTCTCATAGTGTAATCTTACTAATCTAATTTTTCCTGTATCAATAGAAAGGGAAAGGTATTATTGTTGGAGCAGCAGATCAGAAAAACTCCAGAAACAACACTGAGTGAACTGCTGAGTTTTCCTTTTAGAAAGGAGTTTTGAGGATCTCAACCCTTTGCAGCTCACAGTCATTTTGCAGCCATTGTGGGTGCCATGGGTCATTAACTCACATCTCTTTAATCCTGGGAGGGATAAGGTGGCAATTACTGGGCTTGCTGAAATAAATAGTGAACCTGCCATAGATTTTAACGGGGACAAACTCAGGTTTGGGTCGAGCTGTGTCTTACATGTGTGGTTAGGAAAgggcaggagaaagagaagtggAAGCCACGGGTCTGTGGCTGTATTGTCCACTTGTTCTTTCCAAGCAGCTGTGGTTCTAAGGACACCAAGCAAGCACCAGCTCCTCGGGTGTCTGCGGCCGCAGTCGGGCAGACATTGCTGCCATCCTGTGGAGAGCAGGAcccagggacagctgcaggGCCATGGGGGTCCAGGGTCTGGCAGGCCCCTTGGCACGCCTGGGGTGGCCTCCCTTGGTGGCCAGCTGGGGATCACCTCGCATGGCTTTGGGCCAGGGCCACCCAGTCTTGCCCTGGCCTGCTCCATGACTTTGCCAATTTACATCACACTGCTCCTTGTGCCTGCAACAGCTGGGTTGTTGAATTGTGCCCATGATGCATGAAACAGCTGGATGCTGGAGCCACTGGGGCAAGCTGTTATCCCCTGCTAGTCCTTCAGTGCTCACATCCAACAGAACCTCCTCACCTGGACATGTGGTGcaggaatatttcttttcaaggGTGTCCTTGAAAGTCTTCCACACTGAAATCACAGCctcagttttaatttcattttttattctgtataaGCTTAACATTTTGCTAACAGatactataaaaaaatattcaaccCAACAGTGTGATTGGAGTAAAGCTATATGCAGACAGGTAAACAGCtagagagcagaaaaagcaggaCATCTAATCACTGAAGAACTGTTataaacagcaataaaattaatatctaTAATTAACTagcagtgcaaaaaaaaaagaaactggaagcagctttacattaaaaatacagctttttaaatacagaaatagcaCCAATTTACAGAAGACAATCAGAAATGTAAACGTGGCAGATAGATTCAAGTATAAATTATATGCTCCTCAACAACTGACTTGGGACAGAAAGGTTTCACAAACCCTGCAGAACTTCCTGGGTATGCACTTTGCCTCAGTGCAAAtacaaattttgcttttccaaagctACTTTGCTGATGAGCTCTTCCtagtttatttaaattcttaGCTTTCAGTGAAGGTAAAGATGGGAAATGTAAACCCATTCCCCTCTTGGCAACCAACTGCTCCCCCTCACCAGTCTAGTTCAGCAGCTTGGGTACAGAACAAAGCTGCCCCCACTGCTTCAGTGGTCTCACTCTATTTTAGCAAGAATTTTGCATTGACAAAATCAAGACAGCATATCCACATCCTTTTTCTTCTAGGCTCAAAACCTGTTTTCCCATCCATGACCCACAGAAGACGGAGTCAATCTTATTTCTAGACCTGCTGTATTTACAGAAACTCAAAACTGTAAGCAGAAATTGGAAattgaaaatccattttcactCCCTGCATTTTCAAGTATCGTTTAAGTTAATTATGGCACACAATAACATCACTGACAAAGAAAGGCAATTTTGGTGATGATGCTTCAACTTTGGCTCTTTGAAGCAAAGAACCAATATTAGCTCTaatcctccctgctcccagctgccatATCACTAAAATGCTGCACTGTACtagagggagagagaagagacaaGGTTTGGAGAATCAGCACCCACCGTTTTCCCTGGAACCCCAGCAGCAACACATGCACACCAGTGCAGGGGCAGCACTGTGCTAGTTACACActgcttttcaaagcaaaattcatCTTAGTGGGTGtataagaagaaataattcaaaagaaaaagctgtaaaCTTTCGTAACTGTAGTgtcattaaatataaaaaaattagcagTCTGAAGATGTCTCTTTACCACCCCTGAAATTTCCTATGATAATTCTGCTATAGATTTTCTTTCAACAAGGGCTACCCAAGCCCTCCCAAAAACCTGTTATTGGTCTAGTCTAAGAGAAGGCCACATTACTCAAACTCTCAGCTTCActaaaattctttcttaaattccattttcattatacatttcattattaaaataagatGCCCTCATCAAATTCCCAGCCTCAAAGTCCTAACCTCCCTTGACCAACAAAATAGCACATCCAAGAGTGCATCTACCCTTGGAAAATCAGTACCAGTACCAAAGAGAGAGAGCTGATCATGCTGGCCTTACATTTGCTAAAAGTCCAAGCTAAAGTGATGTCAACAGAAAcactttctgtcttttgaaCAGGAGACTGCACAAATTTAATTGCAGTTTGCTACATGAGTGAAAACATACCCAAACATAAGAGCATTAGCTCTTAAAATTATGTCCTATATTGATAATAGCACCATCTATTATTTGAGGACTTTGAATGTGAACTGTTACGACCTTTCTTCCTCATTGTCTTCTCCTAGGGTATACTgataatttttatattactttaaaaatcaaggCTCCTGCTCttttcaacttctttttcttgtttagaTAGATAAGTTCTCCCTTGTCTTCCCAACATGCTCAAATGCACTATTAACTAGTCACAAAACTCCTGTAAGTGAAGAGTTAGGCACTTAAGTACATACCCCTTAAGTACACTTAAGTAAACAGCTAAGTAGGCACTTAGTAGACTCAGGTTAGACTGAATCTAATCATGAGTGAGGTTAATGACTTATCAGTATTCCTTGGTCAAAAAGTCTAGACTGTATATTTAAACAGAAGATGAAATCTCAGCACAGTCCTCTCAGTGGTTTGTCACTCACTCTCAAATCATTTTTCAAATCTGTTTAAGGATTCAGGTTTTGTATTCTTTACATCTAACGTGCATATTTTGctcaaagtaaaaaaaccaaaaaccatcCAACCCAAGGACTAATACAGTTCATTAACACAACTATAAAAACGTTAACATTCACAGTTATTTTGGtcttaatatttttcacatGCATACATTCAATCATACTGTGTTATTATTAGGTTTTTCTATCCACAAGTGCTGGGCAAATTGTACAACAACCAACTGACATTCAAGTAATCCTACCCTGAGAAAATCTGTTACTCTGAAACGgcaaaaatcctttcttttcattaatcCCACTCcaatatacaaaataaaaagcaagggGTTGCACTGCAGAGGCAGGATTTGACAGATTGGAACCAAGGAAGTAGTTGCTCTCACAACTGCAAAAGTTTATCATTTTCACCACAGATTTACTCAGGGTAAGTAGagtaaatgcaaatgaaatgcTTACCCCAGATAAGTGCTAGACATCTCACTTAAAACCATGAATAAAGAACCCCTGGGGACTCCAAAAGAATCTGTTTGCATCTCTTCACAGAAATGAAGACAGTTTCCCAAATTAAAATCACAATTACAATTTGATGCTCACAAGGCTGTGTGAAGCACAGAATCTGAATTCAAATCAGTACTGAAGGAACAATTCATTAAAAGGATTTCTGTACCAAGGGTGATTTTGAAGAAGATGGCTAACAGAACCAGTGGGTGAATAGATAGTGGGGAAGCATGCCAAAAGGGGTGACATTTTAACGTCCTCCTCTTGCCAGGTAAGAGCTTGTTCTCTTGTAATTGATACAGGGTCTGAGGACAATCTGCCCACCCCTTGCAAAGAGTGGAATTAGTCAGGGCTGGTACTAGAGATTTCCAGTctcctctgcacagagctggcatTTCTGGTCTGGTTGCCTTCGTTTTTCTTCCATGCCACAGGGTCTCCAAGACTTCCAGGAGTTTTGAAAAATGCCTCATGATGTGCAGGACGAATGCTCTTGGGAGTGAGAGGAGCTGATGAAGGCTATTtgtgagaaacaaaacaaaacaaactcaagaaaacagaaccaaaattATTTGGCAGGATTTTGTCAAAGCCTACACACAAGCGGGCAAACAGAGGACAACTGGGAGACATTAATCCTGTACCCTGCTACACATTCTTTCAGAAGCTCCACGTGAAAACCTTTTTGTTCTGGAACTGGATGCTAGTAGAGCACTGCTGGAAGATGAAAGCCTTTAACTAATTTCcagcttgaatttttttgtaattagtTCACACTCATTTGTTTTTATGACAATCTTGTCCATTAGCTTCAATGGCTCTTTCTCTTCCATGATGTTTTACTCACTTTTGTTATTTGTTACCattgagagaaataaaaaattactcttCTAAACCCTGACCACTTCTAAGTGCCACTCTACTGAAAATTCCAATGTTAGCATCTGTAATCAGACTGGCTGCCAACCATTCTCTTATTACAGCCTTTTCCTAAGCTTGAAGAAGATAAAGTAATGTTTGTAACGCTTCCAAAAGTTTAATCTATTTGTCACTGAATTAGGCAATAGGCAAACAAATCACAGATTCACAAATATGAATTGAATTAGTGCCAAAATGTCACCGCTAATAGTTGTAAAGGTAACACTATATGACATGATTGTTTTATGTCACTGTGTTTCAGATAAATGAGTCCTCCCTCACGtttgaatttctgatttttttaaccaaaagtCTGGTTCTATGATAggttaaaaaatatatacaaaaagATCAACAATCCCACAATAATTGTTTTCACTCAGCTCTGATGCTGCTATTACTTTTCCGTTACACAGTGAAGAGAGATCAGAACAGGGCTGAAGGGATAACCCATGACACTACTACCTGAAAAAGTGTTGCAGCCAGCTGACTCCTGAATTCTGACACATAATCCTCCTGTCCTCCTAATGTTTTTCTGTAGCCATTGCATAGCACACAATGACACTctcagatggggaaaaaaaacttagaTTGCTGTGGGATTTTAGAATTTCTGTAAGAGTTATAAAAGCACTTCACTGTTCAGGACTaaatgtgctgtgctgtgtatTGAACAGTGTCCCACCCCCTGTGCCACCACTAGGATGGACACATAGGCTAAGTGAAGACACCAGCTCTCAGAGCTGACACAGGCACCAGCCTGCGGCACACGCCGCCGTCAGGCACCTGACACAGCTCTTCCATCACCGCTCCTGCTCACCTTTCCCCTTacctgctgcagcttcaggagGGTCACCGGGTGTCCCATGCACACAGGGGATTCCAGCTTAACTGCACTGCAAGACCTTGTAAGCACAGGACTCAGGTGCAGAGCGGGGTGAGCCGGCTGCTGTGGATCCGCCGAGGGGGCGGGTGAGACCTTGGGGGTGACGACGGCCGTGGTGCTTATGAACACGGGGCTGGTTGATGCCAGGCTGGACATACTGAAATTtgtggaggcagcagctgagaaggAGCCATCGGGAACTGGGGAAAGAGGACTGGTGAACGAGGGAGAGCAGACGAGAGGGAAGGAAGCCAAGGCTGCTGATGGCACCATGACACAGGGTACACTTAGAGATGGCAACTGGTTCGCAGCCAGGCTGATGGCACCAGGGGCTTGGTTTGCAGagaacaggaaattaaaactgCTTAATCCTAaaccaaagagagaaaaaacaaagcattaatACACTtgaaaaagggaattaaaactACTGCAACTTCATCTACAAGAGGAAAAAGGTGTGAAAAAAAGTCTGCCTAGGAAGCAAACTatgacaaaataataaaaaataaggaagaaaattgtcATAACCCCCTAACTCTTCTGTTCAGCTCCCTTTCCTTATCTGCCTCCATTTTCCTCCCTACTTGTCTATTCACTGTACCTGCATCCATTTACTTAGGTCATACAAAGTACCAACCACACCCcttgctgttttctgcttctgactGATTACAAGCAGCATCCTGgctaaacaaatttttttttcactgactgGAATCTTCCTCTGCTATATGCAAATATGTACTTTACTTttaataagggaaaaaaaacccagacaaatcAAACCCAAAAAATGGGAGACATCCACAAGGATATATCACAGAGACTTTAATTTTGCTTAGAACAGCTGAACTACTGTGTTGAAGCAGAAGCTGCTCTGGCTCCTAGTTTATCTGACCTTCCAGAATAACAGGATCAGCATTTTTAAACTGAGCATCTCCCCCCTAAATGAAATGCCATAGACCCCACTCCATGTCATGAGTGAATAAAAGACTAAAGCAGTAGTCATGGAAATCTGCCACATATCCTGTTCCCACAAAGCAGTCATCCACTGCACGAAAACACAGGCACAAAACATGGTGGACATGAAATCCCATTGCAGtattttcagctgcttcctCTAGATCCCCACAGTGTCATACAAGTAGGGCTGGCAACATTCCCAGTGCCTTGGGTTTCAGGGGTTACACTGATAACGCATGTTACAAGACAGTATGAAGTTTGAAGGTGATGAAATTCATACACTCAGGGGATGCTGCTGTTCTGTACTGGCCAGCTTACAGCCAAATCTAAACTTCCAGCACTTTTGAGTTTCAAATGTTGGCTAAGTGTCTTTTTTTGCTGCACATAATTCAGGCATACAAACCCTACACTGTTTAATGCTAGTAATGTGTGGGAAGCTCAGAAAAATGCCTCTTTTCAACAGCTGAAAACAACAGTTTACACAGAGTCAAGAGATTTCAGAGTTACTAAACTACTACACAGAACTGCTGTCAGGGTTTTTTATGTCAAATATTCACCTATTTGTAGGACTCGGTATTTTCTCAGTGAACAGATACAGAGGTTTGGGTGCCTCTAGATCTCATGGCTGTCCTTACCAGCAGTAGGCTGAACATAAAGATACTGTGGCTGGAAAGGTTGATTGGCGTTTTCTTTAGAGATGTGCTCATTTCCTGGAGAGGGTTCATCAGGTTCTTTGCTCTGAGATTGTTTTTCTTGCTCCAGACAATCAAAAGGCTTAGTACACTCCTTGTTTgctgcctctggagcagcaggacttGCAAGgtcaagatgatttttttcaagatgtACAGCAGCTGAACAGCCACCTCCTGCGGAAGATTCTGCCTTTGGTGACTCAGAAGGCTTCTATGCAAAAGCAAAAGTGGAAATGAAGAGtccaaactgaaataaaacagtgcAATACCTCTCATGCACCTTCCTTGTGCATCTGTGCAAAGGAGCAGCACAAACCTGATTAGCAAATCACTAAGctaaaaattttgtttgagGGTTTGAAGAGCCATATTAGTGATGCTTAAACCCTGTGCCCTTTGCTGTAGTTCACATTCAGTACTTGGATACACTACATAAGAAATACCTGACCTCTGGGATTACTTTTTATTGACAAAGAGAAACACTTGCTTCAAATGGTTTATATTCAATATTCAAATGGTTTATATGACATGATCTTGAGCCTGACCCCTACTTTCAGTATTTTAGTGAATTCTGAGATAACTAGGCATTaccttcatcatcatcatctctcaccagcctgctgtgggcagcactGGGCCTCAGGCTGGAGAGTAGGGGGAAAGATCAAATCACATTTGCTATAGCTCAGTGGAGTAAGCAATGCTGCCACTGTCTGGGAAAGCCCAAGCTAACAGGGGAAGAAAAGTAATAATTACATTGATTTCTTCCCCTCTGAACCAttgttttgctgaagaaaatgatCAGGATGCTAATTCCAAAGAACAGCTGAGCATCACATCACTATGCAAAGCAATCCAAGTCCATTTTCCCCTGCTAGTGTGAAAACATCTCTCAGTTAATGCCTTGCAAGTTTATTAACATGTGGGAGacagcatttttccttctcaagaGCAGTATAGTGaattttcccttccaaaaaCACTGTCTTAGGCAAAAATCTTTCCTTATTATGAGAAAGCCTAAGTGATAATGAAATTCACTTTACCTTGGGTACTACAAGTGAGAGGGGCACATCACTGTGCTCCAATGTCTGCTTTTTAGCAGCTGGCTCTTCATCAGGTGCAGAGGGTGATGAGCACTTGTGGGAGCTGCGTTTTTGGCAGACAGTGGGAagcacagcagcctgagctTCTGCACTCCTGTTTCCCAGGTCTCCTGCAGTGGGCAGGGGCTCACTCAAGTTATTTTCCTGAAGACCACGGCACAACATAAAAAGGGATGAAGATGGAAAGCACACAAAGGGTTGGTTGGGGACCAGGGTaggttttccattttctgcGTTGGAGTCTGATGGTGTGGAAGAATGTGAAGCCTGGTTGCTGATACCAACTGGTAGTGAGAAGTTTGGCATATCTGCCTGAACCACAGGGTAAACTGCCTGGGGCAAAGAGTTAACACAAAAATCAGAGTCCCCAGGAACAGGAAGACGGGAGAAGGGTAAGGTTATGTTGGAGTTCTTTGCTGAACTTCGTATTGTTTCGGTGTCACAAGCTTTAttcctaaaaaacaaaaaatccccaaacaataatgaaaagaggaaaaacatttacTCCAAAATTAAACCCCTGTTTTATCCTTAGAAGCAAAGAGATTCTATTTGGacataaatatggaaaaattcCACCCCCAAATGACAATTTTTACACAGTTCACAAGAAGGGTaactttttatcatttttaattATACAGAAACAGAGCCCTCAGGTTTTTGGTGGATCAATAATGCTTTTGGCTGCACTTGACCAGTCAGTCGTTCAAAAATGAATTCAAATTGGAATAGGTGTAGAGAAGACAGATGAGAGACAGAGATGCCCTTCCATGGAATCATAATTTGCTCAACCCAGACAATAGGTCAAAGGATGCAGGAATGACCTATATAAAAACATATGACAGAAAGAGCTACTGAAGCAAAACACCAACACTGGTACAAGTACAGGTGGGTGTAAAATaaccctgaaaaaaaaggaaaaaagccatgCTGACATCTATCAATATTAAAATTGTAATAATGAGACTTTatggcaatttttttatttcagtctcatCAATGGAATCTGTCCTTAAACTAAACATGATAAGCACAAAGCTGCAACTGGACAAGAGTTAAGACCAACCTACCCAGTATCTTCCTCTATTTTCTGTTGGCAGACAGCCGCTAGATTTATCATTTTGGAACAATTTTCATCTGAATTCACAATAGAGgctgaaaaaacaaagaggCATTCAATTAATCACAGATAGGTTTACCAAGCATATTTTGATACTGGCCATATAAAATAATTGCTATTATTTTTCAGTCCTGACACATTTTTATAACATCCACTAATCACCTAGAGCCAGAACCTGCAAGATACTGAGAACTCTCAAGTCCCACCGGGGACGTGTTCAACATCGTCATTTCCCATAAGAGGGAACTGTGAAAAGCTCTGTAAttactttatcttttttaaCAACTATCTGTTAGATTGTTACAGTAAATTTCACTGTATTAGGAACCATAAAATAAAGGAAGCATTATGTGGCTAAAGCTTTTATCTTAATCAAGTTTTCACAGTACAAACTGTAGTATAGTTGCAGTtaataaagaagagaaacatttacctgcagaaaataaactgcagattCAATTGCATTATGGCCCAGATTCACCTCATGTAACTTGAGGCATTTGACTGGAGGTTCTAAACCAGAAATTTCATTATCACATGAAATATAGGTATGTATCTATGTATCACAGTAGAAATATAGGTACCTCCCAAGAGTAATTCACATATTTAATTATGCTGATTCACCCAATCAAGTGTCCTCAATTTGGGCAGGTCCAGTGGGATAGAAAAGAACATGCTTCATTAGTAGTTACCTTGCCTCTCTTGACGTGGGCTGTTGGGCTCAGAACTGACCTTCCTTCTGGTTGCTTCACAAGGCTGCGCACTGTTAAACGAAGCGTGACGTGTAAACTTTTGCTTTCCAGTTGCACTGGTCTGGTACTGGACACAGGCTCCTCTCTGTGTCCCTGGCAGAGGATCTGACGTTGGGCTATGTCCTCTCAACTCATCTGTAGGAACATAATTTTGTACAACAGTCCTTCAGGCAACACAGCTTGTCATTTAGGCTTCTGCCATATTAC encodes:
- the E2F7 gene encoding transcription factor E2F7 isoform X2 is translated as MEVSVLALRDLASARPGRRGRAEAAQKENIFDRSRMAPKTPIKSEPIDLSKQKGCTPERNPITPVKITDRPQPDPWTPTANLKILVSAASPDMRDREKKKELFRPIENSEQSDTPDSLQYDIVDDGTVDEFEKQRPSRKQKSLGLLCQKFLARYPNYPLSTEKTTISLDEVASILGVERRRIYDIVNVLESLHLVSRVAKNQYCWHGRHNLSQTLKMLQEAGELQYGELMTSQHKEQDLEYKFGERKKEIIPDSQDRQLLDFSEPDCISASANSRKDKSLRIMSQKFVMLFLVSKTKIVTLDIAAKILIEETQDTVDHSKFKTKVRRLYDIANVLTSLGLIKKVHVTEERGRKPAFKWIGPVEFPENTDELRGHSPTSDPLPGTQRGACVQYQTSATGKQKFTRHASFNSAQPCEATRRKVSSEPNSPRQERQASIVNSDENCSKMINLAAVCQQKIEEDTGNKACDTETIRSSAKNSNITLPFSRLPVPGDSDFCVNSLPQAVYPVVQADMPNFSLPVGISNQASHSSTPSDSNAENGKPTLVPNQPFVCFPSSSLFMLCRGLQENNLSEPLPTAGDLGNRSAEAQAAVLPTVCQKRSSHKCSSPSAPDEEPAAKKQTLEHSDVPLSLVVPKPSESPKAESSAGGGCSAAVHLEKNHLDLASPAAPEAANKECTKPFDCLEQEKQSQSKEPDEPSPGNEHISKENANQPFQPQYLYVQPTAGLSSFNFLFSANQAPGAISLAANQLPSLSVPCVMVPSAALASFPLVCSPSFTSPLSPVPDGSFSAAASTNFSMSSLASTSPVFISTTAVVTPKVSPAPSADPQQPAHPALHLSPVLTRSCSAVKLESPVCMGHPVTLLKLQQPSSAPLTPKSIRPAHHEAFFKTPGSLGDPVAWKKNEGNQTRNASSVQRRLEISSTSPD
- the E2F7 gene encoding transcription factor E2F7 isoform X1 — its product is MEVSVLALRDLASARPGRRGRAEAAQKENIFDRSRMAPKTPIKSEPIDLSKQKGCTPERNPITPVKITDRPQPDPWTPTANLKILVSAASPDMRDREKKKELFRPIENSEQSDTPDSLQYDIVDDGTVDEFEKQRPSRKQKSLGLLCQKFLARYPNYPLSTEKTTISLDEVASILGVERRRIYDIVNVLESLHLVSRVAKNQYCWHGRHNLSQTLKMLQEAGELQYGELMTSQHKEQDLEYKFGERKKEIIPDSQDRQLLDFSEPDCISASANSRKDKSLRIMSQKFVMLFLVSKTKIVTLDIAAKILIEETQDTVDHSKFKTKVRRLYDIANVLTSLGLIKKVHVTEERGRKPAFKWIGPVEFPENTDELRGHSPTSDPLPGTQRGACVQYQTSATGKQKFTRHASFNSAQPCEATRRKVSSEPNSPRQERQASIVNSDENCSKMINLAAVCQQKIEEDTGNKACDTETIRSSAKNSNITLPFSRLPVPGDSDFCVNSLPQAVYPVVQADMPNFSLPVGISNQASHSSTPSDSNAENGKPTLVPNQPFVCFPSSSLFMLCRGLQENNLSEPLPTAGDLGNRSAEAQAAVLPTVCQKRSSHKCSSPSAPDEEPAAKKQTLEHSDVPLSLVVPKKPSESPKAESSAGGGCSAAVHLEKNHLDLASPAAPEAANKECTKPFDCLEQEKQSQSKEPDEPSPGNEHISKENANQPFQPQYLYVQPTAGLSSFNFLFSANQAPGAISLAANQLPSLSVPCVMVPSAALASFPLVCSPSFTSPLSPVPDGSFSAAASTNFSMSSLASTSPVFISTTAVVTPKVSPAPSADPQQPAHPALHLSPVLTRSCSAVKLESPVCMGHPVTLLKLQQPSSAPLTPKSIRPAHHEAFFKTPGSLGDPVAWKKNEGNQTRNASSVQRRLEISSTSPD